Proteins encoded by one window of Rattus rattus isolate New Zealand chromosome 10, Rrattus_CSIRO_v1, whole genome shotgun sequence:
- the LOC116911622 gene encoding LOW QUALITY PROTEIN: L-lactate dehydrogenase A chain-like (The sequence of the model RefSeq protein was modified relative to this genomic sequence to represent the inferred CDS: inserted 1 base in 1 codon; deleted 1 base in 1 codon), with translation MTALKDQLIVNLLKEEQVPRNKITVVGVGAVGMACAISILMKDLADEPALVDVMEDKLKGEMMDLQHGSLFLKTPKIVSSKDYSVTANSKLVIITAGXRQQEGESRLNLDQRNVNIFKFIIPNVVKYAPQCKLLIVSNPVEILTYMAWKISGFPKNRVIGSGCNLDSAPFRYLMAERLGVHPLSCHGWVLGEHGDSSVPVWSGVNVAGDSLKSLNPELGTDADKEQWKDVHKQVVDGAYEVLKLKVYTSWAIGLSVADLAESIVKHLRRVHPISTMIKGLHGINEDVFLSVPCILGQNGISDVVKVTLTPDEEARLKKSADTLWGIQKELQF, from the exons ATGACAGCCCTCAAGGACCAGCTGATTGTGAATCTTCTTAAGGAAGAACAGGTCCCCCGGAACAAGATTACAGTTGTTGGGGTCGGTGCTGTTGGCATGGCTTGTGCCATCAGTATCTTAATGAAGGACTTGGCTGATGAGCCTGCTCTTGTTGATGTAATGGAAGACAAGCTAAAGGGAGAGATGATGGATCTCCAGCATGGCAGCCTTTTCCTTAAGACACCAAAAATTGTCTCCAGCAAAGACTATAGTGTGACTGCAAACTCCAAGCTGGTCATTATCACGGCGG GCCGTCAGCAAGAGGGAGAGAGCCGGCTCAATTTGGACCAGCGAAACGTGAACATCTTCAAGTTCATCATTCCGAACGTTGTGAAATACGCTCCACAGTGCAAACTGCTCATCGTCTCAAATCCAGTGGAAATCTTGACCTACATGGCTTGGAAGATCAGCGGCTTCCCCAAAAACAGAGTTATTGGAAGTGGTTGCAATCTGGATTCGGCTCCGTTCCGTTACCTGATGGCAGAAAGGCTGGGAGTTCATCCACTGAGCTGTCACGGATGGGTCCTGGGAGAGCATGGCGACTCCAGTGTACCTGTGTGGAGTGGTGTGAACGTCGCTGGCGACTCCCTGAAgtctctgaacccagagctgggcACGGATGCAGACAAGGAGCAGTGGAAAGATGTG CACAAGCAGGTGGTTGACGGTGCATACGAAGTGCTCAAGCTGAAAGTTTACACATCCTGGGCCATTGGCCTCTCCGTGGCAGACTTGGCTGAGAGCATAGTGAAGCACCTTAGGCGGGTGCATCCCATTTCCACCATGATTAAGGGTCTCCATGGAATCAATGAGGATGTCTTCCTCAGCGTCCCATGTATCCTGGgacaaaatggaatctcagatgtTGTGAAGGTGACACTGACCCCTGATGAGGAGGCCCGCCTGAAGAAGAGTGCAGATACCCTCTGGGGAATCCAGAAGGAGCTGCAGTTCTAA